The Chrysemys picta bellii isolate R12L10 chromosome 3, ASM1138683v2, whole genome shotgun sequence DNA window cACTGCTTCTCAAgatagagtcccctatcctgTAATATCGCCTACATTATTTTTTccaagatgtatacatttagccgtattaaaacacacattgtttgcttgcgcccagtttaccaagcaagcCAGATCACACTCTATCTGTGACCTGTACACTTCATTATTGACACACAAACTTGGGCAGTGGTTATCTGAAAACTTGATCAGTGATGactatgttttcttccaagtaaCTAACATTTTTACTCAATGGCATAGGACCAAGAATTAATCCCACTACAAACACAGCCGTTTGATGATGACTCCCCGTTTactattacattttgagatccaGCAATTAGCcaccttttaatccatttaatgtgtaccaTGGTAACTGTATCTTTCtagtattttaatcaaaatgttactCAGTATCAAATCAAATACCATACAGAATTCtattacatcaatactattaTCTTTGTGaagcaaacttgtaatctcatcaaaaaaatgATATCAAGTTAGACAGAATCTGTTTTTCATAAGTGCATGCTGATTAGCATTAATTATaataccctcctttaattctttgagttccgtatcagccactccattatcttgccaggatcgatgtcagactATCAgccctataattacccaggttatcccatttaccctttatCATCAAATATAACCATGGAATTTCTCATTATTTCTATAAATGTCTACTCCTTTTTCTAAATCCTagtaaaatcttagccttatagCTATCCTGTGGCACTGGGTTCTACAGAACCCAGTCTCATTCAGAGCACAAGATAGACCTGATATGGGAATGAATCAGACTTGTGTAGTAAAGGAGGCTGTTGTTTTTAGGTTCCCTGcctcatttatttcagaagttggaaggtgtatagtgaatgaggcaggggatccTGGGATCTGATTTGCCCAAGTGCAGAacactcacaactgcaactgaacTGAATGGGAGATgagctttgaaaatataaagtgatacgtaatgctaagtactctgaaaaataagGTCCTaagcatctcaaattgggcacccaaaattagtaaaTACTTTTGACCTcagtctctctgtacctcagtacCCAATCTTTAAAACAGAGATAATACCATCCCCTTACCCCACAGGTAAGTTCTGATGTTCTAATGTTTCTTAATCACTCTTATATTGCAATGAATGTTACAGAAAAGCCCAAGAGAAAATTTCAAATTCTGTCTTCATAGCAAAGTTTGACTAGTGTGGTGTAAATAAGGCATGtggccacacactgaacaaatgaagataaaacaaaatattaaatagcagttCATACACTGAGCATCATCcactctgtgcactgaatgaggcacaggtcctgtggaaaaaataatacatgatcatgtaattaaaaagcCTATtacaatgcatacacacaagggggctgatTTAAAGatgcataggcaaccttaattattGCATTCCTTAACTGCTGAATGCTTGACTTCACAATCTTAATATTCTTTTACTGTAGGTTTTTTGGCCGTAATACAGATTGAAAGATGCTTGTGGTAACAGTTCATCTTCTGTCTACCAACTGTTCAGACTGTTAGTTAACTAACTGACATGTATTTAGCAGAAAGTAAGTCTCAATTAACTCTGCTACTTTGGGTTATGTAGCTCCCTCTCATCTAATCTAGAGAAACCTACTAGTGCACCTTTGCGAAAAGAAAAGCATTTCATGAAGTACAAAAGCAGAAATTTTTCTAGGAAAAAAAAGATGCATCATTCTAAGCATAGTTAAGAGAATAACAATATATGGGTGTCCAAGTTGATCCAATTACCTCGAAGGAAAAATAGTTTAAATTACTGTAGCTCCCACATACAGAAATCAACAGATAACAACCTTCTTCTGTCCACACCAAAAAACATAGGGATTCAATTTTATGCAGTAACCAATTGGATTTGTTCTccagttaaaaaagaaaaataaattacacCAACTCTTAATGGTAAAACAGCAACTATTTCACTGTAACGTTTGTCTGAAAGACAACCAAATATTTTTTAGCTCTTTGATTATTATGTTTAACTTGTAAAGATGCCACTTCTTATTGCAAATATTCCATTTCTCAGAAGACTGGTATCATTTTTCCTGAAActgaaatataaacaaactgctgCAGAGCTGTTTCAAACCCACACAAGGCAAACCTGGACCTCACAAAGCAAGAAAATCACATCTAGTTTTTTCTTAAAAAGTAAAAGTTTGCATACGCCAATAAGAAAAATGATAAATTTCGTAATGCACAGAATAGGTAAAACAGCAGCATGGAAGGGCTGTCACCTTCCTGCAAAAAATGGTTCAAACCATGACCTAAAGGAACCCTAGAAGTGGTCAAGAATGTGGTTTATTCTCCATCCCAGTTCAATCTTTGACCATTTTGCTGAGACTGGCAACCAAGGTGCCTTTTAATACACTCCTACAGGTGAACactacatcatagaatcatagaatatcagagttggaagggacctcaagaggtcatctagtccaaccccctgctcaaagcaggaccaattcccagctaaatcatcccagccagggctttgtcaagccgggccttaaaaacctccaaggaaggagactccaccacctccctaggtaacgcattccagtgtttcaccaccctcctagtgaaatagtttttcctgatatccaacctggacctcccccactgcaacttgagaccattgctccttgttctgtcatctgccaccactgagaacagccgagctccatcctctttggaaccccccttcaggtagttgaaggctgctatcaaatcccccctcattcttctcttctggagactaaacaatcccagttccctcagcctctcctcataagtcatgtgctccagacccctaatcatttttgttgccctccgctggactctttccaatttttccacatccttcttgtagtgtggggcccaaaactggacacagtattccagatgaggcctcaccaatgtcgaataaaggggaacgatcacgttcctcgatctgctggcaatgcccctacttatacagcccaaaatgccgttagccttcttggcaacaagagcacactgttgactcatatccagcttctcgtccactgtgacccctaggtccttttctgcagaactcctacctagccattcggtccctagtctgtagcagtgcatgggattcttccgtcctaagtgcaggactctgcacttgtccttgttgaacctcatcaggtttttttcggcccaatcctctaatttgtctaggtccctctgtatccgatccctaccctctagtgcatctaccacgcctcctagtttagtgtcatctgcaaacttgctgagagtgcagtccacaccaccctccagatcattaataaagatattaaacaaaaccggccccaggaccgacccttggggcactccgcttgaaaccggctgccaactagacatggagccattgatcactacccgttgagcctgactaTCTAGCCAgctacagtccattcatccagcccatacttctttaacttggcggcaagaatactgtgggagaccgtatcaaaagctttgctaaagtcaaggaataacacatccactgctttcccctcatccacagagccagttatctcatcatagaaggcaattaggttagtcaggcacgacttccccttcgtgaatccatgctgactgttcctgatcactttcctctcctctaaatgtttcataattgattccttgaggacctgctccatgatttttccagggactgaggtgaggctgactggcctgtagttccccggatcctcctccttcccttttttaaagatgggcactacattagcctttttccagacatctgggacctcccctgatcgccatgagttttcaaaaataatggctaatggctctgcaatctcacccgccaactcctttagcaccctcggatgcagcgcatccggccccatggacttgtgcacgtctagggtttctaaatagtcccgaaccacttctttctccacagagggctggtcaccttctccccatgctgtactgcacAGTGCAGCAATCtgagagctgaccttgtgcgtgaagacagaggcaaaaaaatcattgagtacattagctttttccacatcctcggtcactaggttgcctccctcattcagtaaggggcccacactttccttgattttcttcttgttgctaacatacctgaagaaacccttcttgttactcttaacatctcttgctaactgcaactccaagtgtgatttggccttcctgatttcactcctgcatgcctgagcaatatttttatactcctccctggtcatttgtccaatcttccacttcttgtaagcttcttttttgcgtttaagatcagcaaggatttcactgtttagccaagctggtcgcctgccatatttactattttttctacacatcgggatggtttgttcctgcaacctcaataaggattctttaaaatacagccagctctcctggacccctttgcccttcatgttattctcccaggggatcctgcccatctgttccctgagggagtcaaagtctgcttttctgaagtccagggtccgtattctgctgctctcctttcttcaaaaggagagcagcagaatctATGGCTTGAGTTTGGAAACTTTGGTATTGTTGGGATCTTTTTTCACATAGTCTGATCAATCACGCTTTTCCTTATTCCTTTCAAGTTGGTGGATCTGTTTTCATGGTCAGATTGGGTTTCATAATTCTCAGAAGGTAATTCTTCCTAGTCATTGAACTAGATTGTTTACAACCACTGATACTCCATTTTTACTTCTCATCTCTGTATGTTATACCCATCTATATCGACATCCCAGTTATGATAAGTATCCCAACTCAGTTTTCCACTATTCCCATAAGATAATTTCTTTAATTTCATATAATTCGTGTTGTTCTTGCTTGTCTCTCATATTCCTTGCATTTATATGAAAGTTAATGTTCTTCTTATTCTTCATCTTATGTTTCAGAACAGCTCCATCTTTTACACAGATGTCTAATGTACAAAGTAGGGCAGACCACATGAGTTAAATAAAAGCTTTGCCTTtgataagaacggccctactgcgtgagaccaaaggaccatctagtccagtatcctgtcttccgacagcggccagtgccaggtgccccagagggaactaACATCCTGTTGCTCATTCcgagcttctgggaaacagaggctagggacaccattcctgcccatcctggctaatacctagtttaaagctctgcAGCTGGTTTTGAACCAAGAGGTCTTTACCCCATACAACCTACTTTCTGCTTTAGGATTGGTGCCTACTTAACCCATCTCGGATCTTATCACAAAAAGCATCCAAGTGCCCTGCACCTTTCCAGCAAGGCTTATGCatttctgcaaaaagaagaacaggaggacttgtggcaccttagagactaacaaatttattagagcataagctttcgtggactacagcccacttcttcggatgcatatagaatggaacatatattgaggagatatatatacacacatacagagagcataaacaggtgcgagttgtcttaccacctctgagaggccaattaattaagagaaaaaaaacttttgaagtgataatcaagctagcccagtacagacagttagataacaagtgtgagcatacttacaaggggagatagattcaatgtttgtaatggctcagccattcccagtccttattcaaaccggagttgattgtgtctagtttgcatatcaattctagctcagcagtttctcgttggagtctgtttttgaagttttcaaaacttcaaatatatgttccattctatatgcatccgaagaagtgggctgtagtccacgaaagcttatgctctaataaatttgttagtctctaaggtgccacaagtcctcctgttcttctttttgcggatacagactaacacggctgctactctgaaacctttcattatgcatttCTGGTATCCAGGACCCTTACTATTTCTTTACACTTGGCTTCAGAGGGATTTTCTTGCAAGATGACTTGAATCATAAGTTCTCTTCCAAGCTTCCTGTTGTCATTTGTGATAACAAATCTTAATTCATTGGTAGTTTGATCTCACATGAATTGTAATCAGTAGGAAATATCCATAATTCTTTAGGATATCTAGTTCCCTTGTCATACCATCATCTTTGGTGCCCAGAAGGCACCAAAACTATTCTATTTTATCAGGCCAATCAGCCCATGGTCCTCACTACAGTCTCATTGATTACAATTATGTGCTTTCTCTTCTTTACTGCGGTTCCATTTAACTCCCTTCTTTGGATCATTGACTGCGATATTGTGTCTGTTTGTGTCCTTTACCAGCCCTCTGCACAAATAAAGAATACCTGCTGTTCCTATCTAGAGTGGAAGGTTCCTGTCATGGTTCCAGGGTAAATTGTACCTTTGATCCCTCACTCAGTCTTTCGATGAGACCTCTTCCAAGTGATAGGCCCAGCACTTTCACTTCTCTCAGAGTGGAATCCTGTGATTCACCCCTACCAACTGGGTCTCCAGATTACAGCCCTTCTGTTTACCAACGTTTCCTCAGCCAATTGGGTTCGGTCCCTATTATAGACTTCCCTTCTTGAGCTGTGAACAGTAAGCAGACACAGTGACACCAGTTTCTTCAAAACTAAATATTATTTATCCATGGAAATATAGTAATCTATCAGAGATATAAGGTTAAAATAACGAAAGGTCTACATGTATATTGtcttaatataatatatggagatatacctatctcataaaactggaagggaccctgaaaggtcatcgagtccagccccctgccttcactagcaggaccaagtactgattttgccccagatccctaagtgtccccctcaaggattgaactcaaccctgggtttagcaggccaatgctcaaaccactgagctatccctcccccctcttacCTAAGCTTAGAATATCCATTGAGATTTAGATAGGCCCAACTTTgccctgggatcccagctctTCTGAGGACCATTTCATAGTCTCTTTCTTTGTAGATCCTGCCTCTCCCGCTCAGCTTCAGAACTGTGGTTCTTAACAGTTTCCAAGTTCTTTCTTCATTGATTCCCTGCTTCGATTCCTCCTCCTTACTTCTATTTATCAACCAGCCTATTGCTCAAACTGTGGACTTAAATATTCAAAGGAATTGATATCTGTAGTGTTTATTAATTATCAGTGATTGGGCTATCTGCAACCATTGTCTGCCTTGCTGCAGATGCATAAAACCGTCCAGGACTGAGTTAGCACTTTACAGCCATGTAACTGACCCCATAATAGTAATCTGAGGGTTAATCTACATGGTCCCACAGTTTAGACTACGGGATTTGAACTGCAGTGCACACTAGCATATTGCACCATAattcccccatgtggatgctccAGCAAAATCTAAAGAGAACCCAGTTTGCATTAGTCCTCTTTACAGAGGACTAAGTTAACATGaagtaggtaccttttagttcacatCTGTAGCATGCACACAGAGAAGTTACACACAGCACACTAATGCTTTCTGCAATTCACATCCTCACAGTCCAACCTGAGGGGCTGTGTAGACAGCCTAACAGAAAGAGGCACAGCACACACACTAGTAATCTGACAGAGGCATACATCAcactcattaaaaacaagcaagTATCTTTCATGTTCTTCACAGCTCCACTGATGTTTGTCCTCGGTTCTATCTTTCATAGTTGCCACAATCTTCCATCTACTTTCTTGGTCTTCTACGAGAACCCTAACCATTGTGTCAACTTGTAAGGGGTCTGTGGCAGTTCATTTCTGTGTTCAATTTTGGTTCCTTGGTTTCTCCTACTGTCTTAGCCACCCCAACCCCGCCAAAAAACCTGCCATACTGCTGAAAGATAAACTcattaaagaattttaaaaatcctttcttgccccctccccttccttctctcttCAATTTTACTCCTTCTATTCCCAGTATCATCTCCTTTCCAGGGCACATTTCCCTCCTTACAAGCCTACAAAGCTATTTTCCACATACCTGCAATAAATTTTTTGAACTGGGAGAGAGTGGCTAGGATTTTCACCAGATATGGAATTGTGCAATAGAAGTAAATTCTGGGAACAAGAGCCTTGCTGATCTATTGGGAGGAATCCAGAGAGAGAAATGGGAGGAAGGATTGAAAGAAATGCAATAattacatcatttaaaaaaatatttttcccttttaGTTTGACAGTTTCATTTTCATTGCTTTCTCATAGTTTTTCCTTCTCTGATAAAAATTTTAGTTTTCTGCGTCCACTGAAGGGCCTGAAAATCTGATGTAACATCTTTGGCACTACCAAACAGCTTGAAAAATCTGAATAGAGCCAATGTATTACAAGGAACCAGAATGCAGAGTTATGTATATTCATAGAAATATTGAGAAACCAGTAGCTAAAAGCATTGACTGTcgggccaagtaatccaccatctgtgcagtctcccccaatacaaccaatgaaattgttgtATGCCAATTTGTGTGGTGATTGGCTGAGTTACCTCTACgatcacaatggtctaggaccagtggctctcaaacttttgtactggtgacccctttcacatagcaagcttctgagtgtgacccccccttataaattaaaaacactttttaatatatttaccaccattataaatgctggatgcatagcagggtttggggtggcgctgacagctcgcgaccccccccccccccccatgtaataacctcacgaccccctgacccccagtttgagaattcCTGGTCTCGGTCTCTTGGTTAGACATAGATACATGCTTTCCTATCACATGGGTATAATCTGTAAAGgtaaaatggctgagaacttaaaaattagatGGTTACAGACCACGAGTCCCAGTGACAACTGAACCtagtgatattctgaacaaaaagagctctcagctaCTCTTGTAGCTGTTGCCATTGCTTCACAGTGACTCATATATTCGAGGCTTTAAAGAGATAATCCTAGAACTTTAgagtgtctctcacacacacagattaTTGAATGCCTTGCACTCTGATTGGATGACCAACACCCAATCAGAATACAAGGATTCATATACAATGAAGGTCTACAAACCATGGTTTTTCCCCATGCCCTAAAGAAAACTAAAGCgcgtattctctctctctctatatatatatatatatatctccatcCAGAAAGTGGAACCATAAAGTACGTGGTGACTATCCCTAATTGCTCAAATCACTTGCTTTTTATTGCATACTATCCTGCCCtcatttccatttttgttttagtCTTTTGTTTCATGGTGGTAGGTTTTTATTGCAAGCACCTCAGGTCACTGACTTTGCTGTCTTAGTTTGTAAAATCCCCTAGCACAATAGTGAGATGCAAAATTaactaataaaaaaataataataataataaataatgtgtgGCTGAGAACTAACTACACACGGATTATGCCTGTTACTCTGGGAACTGCAGAACAAGAATAAACTGTACAAGTACGTATACACAACTATAAAGCATCCCTGCACTCTGAATAGTTTATGTTATTCCATCTCAGTTATATATTAAAATTTCTCTGgggtattttaaaaacatctgttcTGAAAGATACCATATAAGTACTGTTTACTCAAAAATCCTACAGGGTGCAACCCTTGTAGACtgtaattaaatatatattttaaatatgtattatCCAGCCAATTGTCTAGGTAGATATTTAGAATATTTAatactttatatataaaaatactgtAGAGTAGTTACTGTATAAATCAAGTGGCGATTTTAACTTCAATGTTTAATATCTTAGCaatttaaaaaagcatttaacTTTTATTAGGCTCATTGAACAAATTTCATGTCTCAAATATTCATCCTTTCAGACTTATGAAAGCACAGAAGCATCTGAAACTGGTATAATTTTAAATCCAGAAGCAACATTTTATCATTGAACTATGCCCCGGAAAACAGTGGCTTAACATGAAAACAGGGACACCAACTCTAAGCAGTATGAATGCTCCGCTATAATGTTTTGAAAAAACTTGTCTCCTAATCTTGATTGAGGTTTGAAAGGAGAAAGCCTGTCATTTTCCAGTGTAAATGTTGTGCAAAAGCTTTACAAATACAGATTTAAATCTGCTATTGCCATtactaaaataaatgaaaaatctaTAAGCAGCAATGAAACTGGCATGCAAATAAAGGAACTGTCAAGACATATATTGCCTAAAAATAAGCTTACAATAACTATTTTAAAGGCTGTGTGTGGTCTTACCCATATATTTTGGCAAGATGCATTTTCTGCAACCACAGCTAGATTCATCCAAAAGCAGTGGCACTGGAGAGTCTCTGTCTCACCTGTCAAAGTTGAAGAACGTTGTTCAGCAGACCACCATGAGTCCATGGATAGGATCCATAGCACTACAGCAGCTGTTCTTGATAAGTGTTTAACTATAGgggaaaatactttaaaaaaaatcttccataaGAGGATCTCCCTTAGTAcacatgtatttaaaaacaatgaGAAACAAGGACTCTGTCATTTCTAAAATAAAACTCTCTGGACATTCATGCCATTTCAGCATAAATGTTCTAACAGGTATTactatccattaaaaaaaactgtttcaataaataattattaaaaatattacatttacaCAGCAAGTGTACAATATTGTATTTACCTCATAAATTAGCCAAAGCATACTAAATGTCTATTAGATCTTATCAAAATTGTCTGCAGTCAAATAAAATCTCATTAAGTTAGTCTGTCTTCAGAcatgaaaagtaaataaataataaataaatgttttcttgttCTTAAACCTCTTCCTGTCAAACCACAAATAGGTTAAGTATTTAGTCTCATCTCTTCTTTTGGGAGGGAGGTGGTGTAGGTTGCTTGGGTATGGTAAAAGGTAGGTAAACTCAAGGTACAAGTAAGaccaacaagaaaaaaatatataaagaaagTTGCCAATCTCATACCATATGAGAATATAGAATGAATAGCCCCAAAAGCTAGCAAAAAGAACCTATCAAAACTATGCATATAAAAATAGCAACTTCAACACCAATTAGCAGCATATAAGCATTAATTTCCAGAGAGGTGACTATTTTCTAAAAATAGTCACTGCTTTAACTACTGAGATCTCCAGTAGCTTGATTAGTGGTAGTACTGTATCCTATAAGCAAAAAAGGCTTTAGACAGATTACTTTCACTTTTCCCTAGATATATTTAGTGTACTAACTAGCATAGTTAGGATATTATTTTTCTTTGGTTTTGTCAGTAGCATGTTTGAAATAAATTT harbors:
- the SUPT3H gene encoding transcription initiation protein SPT3 homolog isoform X3, with translation MGRIPWENNMKGKGVQESWLYFKESLLRLQEQTIPMCRKNSKYGRRPAWLNSEILADLKRKKEAYKKWKIGQMTREEYKNIAQACRSEIRKAKSHLELQLARDVKSNKKGFFRYVSNKKKIKESVGPLLNEGGNLVTEDVEKANVLNDFFASVFTHKVSSQIAALCSTAWGEGDQPSVEKEVVRDYLETLDVHKSMGPDALHPRVLKELAGEIAEPLAIIFENSWRSGEVPDVWKKANVVPIFKKGKEEDPGNYRPVSLTSVPGKIMEQVLKESIMKHLEERKVIRNSQHGFTKGKSCLTNLIAFYDEITGSVDEGKAVDVLFLDFSKAFDTVSHSILAAKLKKYGLDEWTVAG